The Pelmatolapia mariae isolate MD_Pm_ZW linkage group LG9, Pm_UMD_F_2, whole genome shotgun sequence genome has a segment encoding these proteins:
- the tubb6 gene encoding tubulin, beta 6 class V: MREIVHIQAGQCGNQIGTKFWEVISDEHGIDPAGNYVGDSSLQLDRVNVYYNEASSHKYVPRAVLVDLEPGTMDSVRSGAFGQLFRPDNFIFGQTGAGNNWAKGHYTEGAELVDSVLDIVRKECEHCDCLQGFQLTHSLGGGTGSGMGTLLISKIREEYPDRIMNTFSVMPSPKVSDTVVEPYNATLSVHQLVENTDETYCIDNEALYDICFRTLKLTTPTYGDLNHLVSATMSGVTTSLRFPGQLNADLRKLAVNMVPFPRLHFFMPGFAPLTARGSQQYRALTVPELTQQMFDARNMMAACDPRHGRYLTVATVFRGPMSMKEVDEQMLNIQNKNSSYFVEWIPNNVKVAVCDIAPRGLKMAATFIGNSTAIQELFKRISEQFSAMFRRKAFLHWFTGEGMDEMEFTEAESNMNDLVSEYQQYQEATANDGEENFEDEEDEINE, encoded by the exons TTCTGGGAAGTGATCAGTGACGAGCACGGCATCGACCCCGCCGGGAACTATGTGGGTGACTCGAGTCTGCAGCTGGACAGAGTCAACGTCTACTACAACGAGGCCTCCT CGCATAAATACGTCCCCCGGGCCGTGCTGGTCGACCTGGAACCGGGAACCATGGACAGCGTGCGCTCGGGAGCCTTCGGACAACTCTTCAGACCAGATAACTTCATCTTTG GTCAGACAGGTGCAGGGAACAACTGGGCCAAAGGTCACTACACGGAAGGGGCGGAGCTTGTGGACTCTGTCCTGGACATAGTGAGGAAGGAGTGCGAGCACTGCGACTGTCTCCAG GGCTTCCAGCTGACTCACTCTCTGGGAGGGGGCACTGGCTCGGGGATGGGCACCCTGCTGATCAGCAAGATCCGGGAGGAGTACCCCGACCGGATCATGAACACCTTCAGCGTCATGCCCTCACCGAAG GTGTCGGACACAGTGGTGGAGCCTTACAACGCCACCCTGTCGGTCCACCAGCTGGTAGAAAACACAGATGAGACCTACTGCATCGACAACGAGGCCCTTTACGACATCTGCTTCCGCACTCTGAAACTCACCACCCCCACCTACGGCGACCTCAACCACCTGGTGTCAGCCACCATGAGCGGCGTGACGACCTCGCTCCGTTTCCCCGGACAGCTCAACGCAGATCTCCGCAAGCTGGCCGTGAACATGGTTCCTTTCCCCAGGCTGCACTTCTTCATGCCGGGGTTTGCTCCTCTGACAGCGCGGGGCAGCCAGCAGTATCGAGCGCTCACTGTTCCCGAGCTCACCCAGCAGATGTTTGACGCCAGGAACATGATGGCGGCTTGCGACCCTCGCCACGGACGCTATCTGACCGTGGCCACCGTCTTCCGGGGGCCCATGTCCATGAAGGAGGTGGACGAGCAGATGCTGAATATCCAGAACAAGAACAGCAGCTACTTCGTGGAGTGGATCCCCAACAACGTGAAGGTGGCCGTCTGCGACATCGCTCCCCGAGGGCTCAAGATGGCCGCCACCTTCATCGGCAACAGCACCGCCATCCAGGAGCTGTTCAAGCGGATCTCTGAGCAGTTCTCGGCCATGTTCCGCCGAAAGGCGTTTCTGCACTGGTTCACCGGCGAGGGCATGGATGAGATGGAGTTCACGGAGGCGGAGAGCAACATGAACGACCTGGTGTCCGAGTACCAGCAGTACCAGGAAGCCACCGCCAACGACGGCGAGGAGAACTTTGAGGACGAGGAGGATGAGATCAACGAGTAA